One part of the Peromyscus leucopus breed LL Stock chromosome 19, UCI_PerLeu_2.1, whole genome shotgun sequence genome encodes these proteins:
- the Ndst1 gene encoding bifunctional heparan sulfate N-deacetylase/N-sulfotransferase 1 isoform X2 produces the protein MGYAVAPHHSGVYPVHVQLYEAWKQVWNIRVTSTEEYPHLKPARYRRGFIHNGIMVLPRQTCGLFTHTIFYNEYPGGSSELDKIINGGELFLTVLLNPISIFMTHLSNYGNDRLGLYTFKHLVRFLHSWTNLRLQTLPPVQLAQKYFQIFSEEKDPLWQDPCEDKRHKDIWSKEKTCDRFPKLLIIGPQKTGTTALYLFLGMHPDLSSNYPSSETFEEIQFFNGHNYHKGIDWYMEFFPIPSNTTSDFYFEKSANYFDSEVAPRRAATLLPKAKILTILINPADRAYSWYQHQRAHDDPVALKYTFHEVITAGPDASSKLRALQNRCLVPGWYATHIERWLSAFHANQILVLDGKLLRTEPAKVMDTVQKFLGVTSTVDYHKTLAFDPKKGFWCQLLEGGKTKCLGKSKGRKYPEMDLDSRAFLKDYYRDHNIELSKLLYKMGQTLPTWLREDLQNTR, from the exons ATGGGGTACGCAGTGGCGCCCCACCACTCTGGTGTGTACCCTGTGCATGTGCAGCTGTACGAGGCCTGGAAGCAGGTGTGGAACATCCGTGTGACCAGCACAGAGGAGTACCCCCATCTGAAGCCTGCCCGCTACCGCCGTGGCTTCATCCACAACGGCATTATG gtcctccctcgGCAGACCTGTGGCCTCTTCACACACACCATCTTCTACAACGAATACCCTGGAGGCTCCAGTGAGCTGGACAAGATCATCAATGGGGGAGAGCTCTTCCTCACCGTGCTCCTCAATCCT ATCAGCATCTTCATGACGCACTTGTCCAACTATGGAAATGACCGCCTGGGGCTGTACACCTTCAAGCACCTGGTGCGCTTTCTGCACTCTTGGACCAACCTGAGGCTGCAGACACTGCCTCCTGTGCAGTTGGCCCAGAAGTACTTCCAGATCTTCTCTGAGGAGAAGGACCCACTTTGGCAG GATCCTTGTGAGGACAAACGCCACAAAGACATCTGGTCTAAGGAGAAGACATGTGACCGCTTTCCAAAGCTTCTCATCATTGGCCCCCAGAAAACAG GCACCACGGCCCTCTACCTGTTCCTGGGCATGCACCCGGACCTCAGCAGCAACTACCCCAGCTCCGAGACCTTTGAGGAGATCCAGTTTTTTAATGGTCACAACTATCACAAAGGCATCGACTG GTACATGGAGTTCTTCCCTATTCCCTCCAACACCACCTCTGACTTCTACTTTGAGAAAAGTGCCAACTACTTTGATTCAGAAGTGGCACCGCGGCGGGCAGCTACCCTGTTGCCCAAGGCCAAGatcctcaccatcctcatcaATCCAGCCGACCGAGCGTACTCCTGGTACCAG CACCAGCGAGCCCACGATGACCCAGTGGCCCTAAAGTACACCTTCCATGAGGTGATCACAGCTGGCCCTGATGCGTCCTCGAAGCTGCGTGCCCTGCAGAACCGTTGCCTGGTCCCTGGCTGGTACGCCACTCATATTGAACGCTGGCTCAGCGCCTTCCATGCCAACCAG ATCCTGGTCTTGGATGGCAAACTGCTGCGAACAGAACCTGCCAAAGTGATGGACACGGTGCAGAAATTCCTCGGGGTGACCAGCACTGTTGACTACCACAAAACCTTGGC GTTTGACCCAAAGAAAGGATTTTGGTGCCAACTGCTTGAAGGCGGAAAAACCAAGTGTCTGGGCAAAAGCAAGGGACGGAAATACCCAGAGATGGACTTGGAT TCCCGAGCCTTCCTAAAGGATTACTACCGGGACCACAACATCGAGCTCTCGAAGCTGCTGTATAAGATGGGCCAGACACTGCCCACCTGGCTGCGGGAGGACCTCCAGAACACCAGGTAG